CGGTCCTCATTGAGCGGTCTAGAATTTGCCAACAAAGAGGAAACGTGAACTGCTGGGGTGCCACGGTGCGCTCAGTTTCCAAGGAAGCGCTTACGACGTTCGGCCGCCTCGACCTTGATGATAGCTTCTTCGGCATTGGCGCATTCATCGCCGCGTACCGAACCATTGCGGCAATTTTCGATGACTTGATATGCCTTGTCGGGGCTCGCGACGAAGTACTGAACGCCTCTTGCCTCATTGGATCCGGACATGACGGAAGGTGAGTCTGATGCGGGCGCGGTCGTGGATGGCGGTGCAATGACCGGTCGCAGCACGAATCCGGCGCCTAGCCCTGCAATGAATACGACTATAAGAAGAATAGAGGATCTGCCTTGCACCATTGCAACATTCCCGATGGTTGAGGTTTCCGAAGCACCTTAAACGAGATCGAACTACAGGGGGTGTGGTCGGCGACCGGAAACGAGTACATATAACACTTAAACCTGTGTCGGGTTTGCTAACCCTTCATAGATCTTTCCCGCATCGAATGCCGGGACATCTTCGACACAGCGCAAACCGACGGGACCTTCAGTCACCCCATCGGGCAGTTCGAGCTCACGATAGAAGCAGGATCGGAAGCCGACATGGCAACTGCCAGGACCGTTGACCACGACATGAAGGATCAATGCATCCTGGTCATCGTCGATAAGGATGGATTCCACATGTTGGGTAAAGCCGCTGTGTTCGCCTTTACGCCACAGGGCTTTCCGGCTCCGCGACCAGAAATGGGCTTCCCGCTTCAGAATGGTCTGCTCAAGCGCATCGGCATTCATGTAGCCGAGCATGAGGATTTTCTTCGTTTCCACATCAACGACAATGGCGGGCATGAGGCCGTCCGCGTCAAAACGGGGGGCCAACTCACCGCCCAATTCCACCTGTTCGACACTGGTGCGGAGCGCGAATATATTCATTGCCAGTTCCTGTTTGCGGTTTCGACAAGCAAGCCATTGGCCGGGACTTCGCTGATCAGCCCCTGCAAGCCGTATCGATCAAGTCCCGTCGTCATCAGTGCCAGGGTATCTCGTAGCTCGTCAGCGGAGATATCGCGCGTGATGAATACCAACCGGGTGCGCCGGTCATCCGATGGCCATGCATCAAGCCGGACAGGTGGATGAAACAGGTGTTGGACACCATGGATCACCACCGGTTTTTCCTCGCCTTTCAGGTTAAGGATACCCTTGATCCGAAGGACATCCTGCCCCTTGAACATGGTGAGAATATCAATCCAGTTTTCAAAGGCCTGCGGGTCCAGCGGTTCGTCAAAGGTCAGGCAGGTGGCCTGAATACGGTCATCATGGCGGTTCACATCGTGATGGTGATGATCCTCATGGCTGTGCCCGTGATCATTCCCATGGTGATTGCCATGATCATGAGAGCCTTCATAGGCTTCCGCCGCCAACCACCGCTGAACATCCATGCTTTTTGTGCCTGGGTTATACAGCCCCACATCAAACAGGTTCGCCGCATCAATTATACCGTTAACCACCTGGATGATCGGGGCCGCCGGGTTCAGGGCTTTCAGCCGGGTTTCGACAGCACTGCGGCCTTGTTCTGTCACCAGATCGGTTTTGGTTATCAAAATGCGGTCCGCCAGGGCGACCTGTTTCACGGCCTCTTCCTGTGTGTCGAGCGTGGCCATGCCAGCGGCCGCGTCGACTGTGGCGATCACTCCATCCAGCCGGTACAGCGGCAACAGATGATCGTCGGTCATCAGCGTGTGTAGAATGGGCGCGGGGTCGGCAAGGCCCGTGGTCTCGATCACCACCCGGTCAAACCAGCAGGTGTCATCGCGGGCAAATCGCCAGGGAGCATCGCGCAAGGTCTTCATCAGATCGCCGCGAATGGTGCAGCACAGGCATCCGCCAATCATCTCCACCACGAGATCGTCGCTGGACCGGGCGATGAGATCATGATCGAGGCTGACAGAGCCGAATTCATTTATGATGACCAGCGCCCGGTTCATGGCCGGGGAACGCACCAGATGGTTGAGCAACGTCGTCTTGCCGCTGCCGAGAAAACCGGTGAAGATGGAAACGGGGATCAGTGATTGTGAGCCTGTCAACAAAGCACTCATATGCGCAAACTTTCAGCAGGCGCATCAGTATTGGCCGGATCAAGCGCCAGAAGCAGGCGGGTTTGGCCAGTGCCGGCGATCGGCGGAGAACGGTGCAGAATGACCGGCTCATCCACCCAGCGCCTGCCTTTGAGGATACAGACATTGCCGATTTCGATCTGATTTACCGCCGCACCAGGGTTGGCATCCTTCCACTGTGTGCCAGGGCCGAGCAGCGGCATCAGCAAGCGGGCTGTGACATAATCCATGTGAAATTTGCGGCAGGCATCTGTCTCGATCACTTCCAGTCGCAGACGCAGGGCCGTGCATGTCATGAGTCTGGCGAACTGGCTTGCACGCACTACGATTTCTTCTGCCAGCATGCCCGTTTGCGATGCTTGCGGATAGCCCGCATCGTGGAGCAACCGGGTTACCTGCGGGCCAAACCTCGGCCCGGAGACAGTGGTGTCGATATCGTCGATGCCACGCCAGTCCAGCGTATCGAGCCAAGACAGCGTCGATGGACGCGGGCGTTGCCAATGAGCAAGCTGCACCAAAGGATCATGGATGCGTGTCAAAATGTCGTTTTCATTGCCGATGGCCGCCGCAGCAAGCGATCCGGTCGGGCGGTCGAGAAGAATGTCGGTCATTCGGCCAATTCCATCTCACGTTCCCACGCCGGGAAAGGATCAGGAAGATCGGACCATGCGTTGGGAGTGAAATCCATTGCGTCAACAAGACAGGCATCCAGGTCTGCACGGAGAAGTTCTTCATCCATACCGATTCCGATGAACGCGAGTTCCTGACGCCGATCGCCCCATTTCAGGTCCCAGCGTCCTGCTGCGACGAGGCGCTCGAAACTATCTCCGTCTGGCCACTTGTTTTTCGGAATGCTTGCCCACCAGCGGCCCATGCGCGCGGTTATTGTCTGGGCGCCGGCGATGGCGAGTTCACCTACCCAGTCAGGCCGCGTTGCCAGCCAGAAATGCCCTTTGGCACGCACGACGCGGTCCAGTCCGCTGCCGGTCAGAAAAGCATGAAGCTTCCCCGGATCAAAGGGCTGGCGGGTGCGATAGACAAAGCTCTCAATTCCATATTTCGCCATTTCGGGGGCACGGTGTTCATACCCATATAGCTCCTTGACCCAGAGCGGATGCTGTGCCGCCTTCTCCTCGTCAAAACGGCCGGTGGCCAGAAGCGCTGCCAGATCCACTTTACCATGGTCGCAGGTGATGATGCGGGCATCGGCGTTGAGACTGGCGACCAGCTTCTTGACGATGGCCAATTGTTCGGTGGAAACCGAAGAAGCCTTGTTCACCACTATGACATCGGCGAATTCGATCTGTTCCACCAGCAGGCCAACCAGGCTGCGATTGTCATCCTCGCCCAGCGATTCACCGCGATCGGCAAGGAAATCCTGGCTGGTATAGTCGGTCAGCAAATTGATGGCATCGACCACCGTCACCATCGTATCGAGCCGTGCCACATCGCCAAGGCATTGGCCCGCCTCATCACGAAAGGAGAAAGTTGAGGCGACCGGCAAGGGTTCCGAAATTCCGGTGCTCTCGATGACCAGATAGTCGAAGCGCCCAGCCTCGGCCAGACTTCGCACTTCTTGCAACAGGTCATCGCGCAAGGTGCAGCATATGCAGCCATTTGTCATCTCGACCAGCGTCTCCTCACTGCGCGATAGCGCTGCATCGCCGCCGCGCACGAGATCGGCATCGATGTTCACTTCGGACATGTCGTTGACGATCACCGCCACACGCAGTTCTTCGCGATTGCCAAGGATGTGATTGAGGACTGTTGTTTTCCCAGCCCCCAGGAAGCCAGAGAGAACGGTAACGGGCAAAGGGGCGTCGGTGGGCGCGCTAAAGTCTGGAGCGGTCATACTCATCCATCTATCTTGCGAATCATGAGATGTTGTAACATAACATTGCCATGATCAAGAATCGACAGCGTTCCTACGCTCGCTCAAGTATTACAAACCGAACGGCAAACTGGCTTGATAGCTTCGCAGTCTGTGCTTCTGCCGTGTGCATGATGCACTGCCTTGCTCTGCCCGTACTGCTGGCCGCTCTTCCGGCAATTGCAAGTCGGATCGATCCGGGTGAGAATTTCCACGTCGTCGTCCTTGTGTTTGCCGTCCCGACCAGCGCAATGGCCTTGTACGGGGGATGGCGAAGGCATCGCTCGATAGTGCCATTGGTGGTTGGCGTCCTGGGCTTGATCCTCATGACAGCCGCGATTGCGCTTCATGCCGATGAAGATTCCGAAACTGCAATTACGGTCTCAGGCAGCCTTCTGTTGGCAATGGCTCACATTGCCAATTGGCTGCATCGGCATCGTCCCCGCACCTGAAGATCAGGGAAAGTCTCACCGTAGCTCGTCGAATTGGGAAGATGAAGCCTTCCGGGTTCTCCAGGAGTGGGGTTGTCGACGCCGCTAATGCCAGTGAAGCACTTGCCATTGCCAAGACGGATGGCCCGTCCCAGGTTGCTTTGCTGAATCTTGACCTGCGCGACCGAAACGGGCTCGAGATTACCCCATAGGCGTTTCACGATTATGGCACGGTTGGGCCAAAGCGCTTGAAGACCGCGATGCCGTAATCGGGAGGGGCGGGGACTGACGGAATCCTGGGACCATGGAGCAAAGACTTGATGCGCTTTGAACGCCTCGAGGAATTAGTGAATAAAGCAGCAGCCGACCCTAAGTCCAAGGAAGCGGCAATTGTCGCTGGATTGCTCGAACTCCTCGAACCTCGTGAAGAAAGGGTTATTCGTTTGTGCTTTGGTATAGGCCGCCGGAAGCTGCGAACGCTGCAAGCGATCGGCGATGATGTAGGCGTTTGCAAATCGACTGTGGCGCGGGTTCGCGATAAAGCACTCCGCAAGATGCAGTGGCAGATCAATTCCCGTTCTGGACGGGCCAGACAATAGAAGTCACGCGCCCATCAGGATTTTTGTCGTGATAGGTAGATCGCCAAGGGTTACATGCGGTCGATATCGACACATGTGTTGCGAAGGCGGCGGGGCATTAATCCCCGAATTTCAAACAGGACGAAAGTGCGCCCAGAAGCGCCCTCGTCGAACCGCTCAGAGAAAGCATGCCCTGCTCTTGTCCACCTATGCGCAGATTGACGGCATTGACCTTCCCCGACATCGCTTCGGGCAATCCCGATGTGCGAGGATCAAGGATGTAGGTTTTCCTGGTGGTTGCACCCGCTACACCCGAAACCTCGATTGTACGGTCCGGGAACTCAAAGGTGAAAGTCAGGGAAGGCTCGCCAGCCTCGTCCGTGAGTCTGGCCATCATGACCGGGCGATCCCGAAGACATAGCGCTGTGAGCGTGTCTAGCCTGCCGACGCCATCTACCGAGGCAATCCCCGGACCGCGTCCAGACTGGCGCAGTTGCCAGATGCCTGTGGGGCTCGGATGCGATGTGCCCTTGGAAATAACAGCTTTAGCTGGCGGTGACTGGGGCCGATCGAAGCGCATTGCCACTTCACAGCTTTGAGCACCAATGCGCGGAGGCTTACAAAGCTGGCCGTGCATTGAGACGACAATTTCCCGGCCTCTCTGTTTCCATTGCTGCGCGCTGCCGCCCCAACCGACAGTAAAGCCTTCCGGTCCTGACAGCCAAACTGTGACCGGGCAACCGGCGGAGCCGCAGAAGTAACTCCAGGCATTGACGCATTCCAGCCCGGCAAGGTCGGTCACGTAATCCGTTACTTCATCGCCGTTAAGATCACCCGTCGGCGTCAGAAAACTGTCCAGCAGCTTTGGGCTGCCGCCCGCCGATCGACAGGCGGCCATGCTTTCTTGTGAGAATGTCTCGATGGCTGCGGGCGTTTCTGCAAAGGCAGGTTGAGCCACCCAAAGTCCGCCCATCAGCGGGAAGCCACCCAAGATGCCGAGCACAAGGCGTATCCAGGCCGATCCTGAATTATCGGGCTGATCGGTGAGCGTCTTCGTTTCCAAGGCGGACTCCGTTGATGGATGCGAGCTAAAGAGGTGCAGGCAATACGGCGCTCGCGATTGACGGCACAATAGTTGCCGTGAGCGCCAGCATACATACCGTCTTTCGGCGGTCAAACCGGTATCCGGGATATCTAGAACAGCATGCTTATCGCTACGCAACTGACGATTCCTACGAAGATGTTCATCGGCAACCCAATGCGCACGAAATCCATAAAGCGGTAATTGGCTGCGCCGTAGACCAGCGTATTCGTCTGATATCCGATCGGTGTCGCAAAACTGGCGCTGGCGCCAAACATGACCGCAACGACGAGTTGGCGCGGGTCCAGTTCCATTGCATGGCCAAGACCGATCGCAATGGGCGTCATGATCACGGCAACGGCGTTATTGGTCACGGTTTCGGTCAAAATGCTGGTCATCGCGTAGATTGCAATGAGCAGAACAAGGGGGGACATCGTAGCCAGGTGCGGCTGGATGGTTTCGACGATAAGATCGACTGTGCCAGCGTTTTCCAACCCCTTGCCGAAGGCCAACATGGCAAAGATCAGGATGAGCGTGTTTCCTTCGATCGATGCCCATGCCTCTTCCGGCTCGATGCATCGCGTCAGGAGGACAATGCCTACTCCGGCCAGTGCGAGGCCTTCGATAGGGAACCCCATAATGGCGGCCAGGATGACGACCCCGG
The sequence above is a segment of the Croceicoccus naphthovorans genome. Coding sequences within it:
- a CDS encoding GTP-binding protein, with protein sequence MTAPDFSAPTDAPLPVTVLSGFLGAGKTTVLNHILGNREELRVAVIVNDMSEVNIDADLVRGGDAALSRSEETLVEMTNGCICCTLRDDLLQEVRSLAEAGRFDYLVIESTGISEPLPVASTFSFRDEAGQCLGDVARLDTMVTVVDAINLLTDYTSQDFLADRGESLGEDDNRSLVGLLVEQIEFADVIVVNKASSVSTEQLAIVKKLVASLNADARIITCDHGKVDLAALLATGRFDEEKAAQHPLWVKELYGYEHRAPEMAKYGIESFVYRTRQPFDPGKLHAFLTGSGLDRVVRAKGHFWLATRPDWVGELAIAGAQTITARMGRWWASIPKNKWPDGDSFERLVAAGRWDLKWGDRRQELAFIGIGMDEELLRADLDACLVDAMDFTPNAWSDLPDPFPAWEREMELAE
- a CDS encoding DUF1826 domain-containing protein gives rise to the protein MTDILLDRPTGSLAAAAIGNENDILTRIHDPLVQLAHWQRPRPSTLSWLDTLDWRGIDDIDTTVSGPRFGPQVTRLLHDAGYPQASQTGMLAEEIVVRASQFARLMTCTALRLRLEVIETDACRKFHMDYVTARLLMPLLGPGTQWKDANPGAAVNQIEIGNVCILKGRRWVDEPVILHRSPPIAGTGQTRLLLALDPANTDAPAESLRI
- a CDS encoding MerC domain-containing protein → MIKNRQRSYARSSITNRTANWLDSFAVCASAVCMMHCLALPVLLAALPAIASRIDPGENFHVVVLVFAVPTSAMALYGGWRRHRSIVPLVVGVLGLILMTAAIALHADEDSETAITVSGSLLLAMAHIANWLHRHRPRT
- a CDS encoding sigma factor-like helix-turn-helix DNA-binding protein; translated protein: MRFERLEELVNKAAADPKSKEAAIVAGLLELLEPREERVIRLCFGIGRRKLRTLQAIGDDVGVCKSTVARVRDKALRKMQWQINSRSGRARQ
- a CDS encoding CobW family GTP-binding protein — its product is MSALLTGSQSLIPVSIFTGFLGSGKTTLLNHLVRSPAMNRALVIINEFGSVSLDHDLIARSSDDLVVEMIGGCLCCTIRGDLMKTLRDAPWRFARDDTCWFDRVVIETTGLADPAPILHTLMTDDHLLPLYRLDGVIATVDAAAGMATLDTQEEAVKQVALADRILITKTDLVTEQGRSAVETRLKALNPAAPIIQVVNGIIDAANLFDVGLYNPGTKSMDVQRWLAAEAYEGSHDHGNHHGNDHGHSHEDHHHHDVNRHDDRIQATCLTFDEPLDPQAFENWIDILTMFKGQDVLRIKGILNLKGEEKPVVIHGVQHLFHPPVRLDAWPSDDRRTRLVFITRDISADELRDTLALMTTGLDRYGLQGLISEVPANGLLVETANRNWQ
- the hisI gene encoding phosphoribosyl-AMP cyclohydrolase encodes the protein MNIFALRTSVEQVELGGELAPRFDADGLMPAIVVDVETKKILMLGYMNADALEQTILKREAHFWSRSRKALWRKGEHSGFTQHVESILIDDDQDALILHVVVNGPGSCHVGFRSCFYRELELPDGVTEGPVGLRCVEDVPAFDAGKIYEGLANPTQV